One Xiphias gladius isolate SHS-SW01 ecotype Sanya breed wild chromosome 13, ASM1685928v1, whole genome shotgun sequence genomic window carries:
- the LOC120798000 gene encoding tubulin alpha-1D chain-like has product MGNACWELYCLEHGIQPDGQMPSDKTIGGGDDSFNTFFSETGAGKHVPRAVFVDLEPTVIDEVRTGTYRQLFHPEQLINGKEDAANNYARGHYTIGKEIIDLVLDRIRKLADQCTGLQGFLIFHSFGGGTGSGFTSLLMERLSVDYGKKSKLEFAIYPAPQVSTAVVEPYNSILTTHTTLEHSDCAFMVDNEAIYDICRRNLDTERPTYTNLNRLIGQIVSSITASLRFDGALNVDLTEFQTNLVPYPRIHFPLVTYAPVISAEKAYHEQLSVAEITNACFEPANQMVKCDPRHGKYMACCLLYRGDVVPKEVNAAIATIKTKRTIQFVDWCPTGFKVGINYQPPTVVPGGDLAKVQRAVCMLSNTTAIAEAWARLDHKFDLMYAKRAFVHWYVGEGMEEGEFSEAREDMAALEKDYEEVGTDSIGDEGEEEEGDEY; this is encoded by the exons ATGggcaatgcatgctgggagcTGTACTGCCTGGAGCACGGCATCCAGCCGGACGGTCAGATGCCCAGTGACAAGACCATCGGGGGAGGAGACGACTCCTTCAACACCTTCTTCAGTGAGACCGGAGCTGGCAAACATGTTCCCAGAGCCGTCTTTGTAGACTTGGAGCCAACAGTCATAG ATGAGGTCCGTACAGGAACCTACCGCCAGCTCTTCCACCCCGAGCAGCTGATCAATGGAAAGGAAGATGCAGCCAACAACTACGCTCGTGGTCACTACACCATTGGCAAGGAGATCATCGACCTGGTTCTGGACAGGATTCGTAAACTC GCTGACCAGTGCACAGGACTCCAAGGTTTCCTCATCTTCCACTCCTTTGGAGGAGGAACCGGCTCTGGCTTCACCTCTCTGCTGATGGAGCGCCTCTCTGTCGACTATGGCAAAAAGTCCAAGCTGGAGTTTGCAATCTATCCAGCCCCTCAGGTGTCCACAGCCGTGGTGGAGCCCTACAACTCCATCCTGACCACCCACACCACCCTGGAGCACTCCGACTGCGCCTTCATGGTGGACAACGAGGCCATCTATGACATCTGCCGCAGAAACCTCGACACCGAGCGTCCCACCTACACCAACCTCAACAGGCTGATTGGACAGATCGTCTCCTCCATCACTGCCTCCCTGCGATTCGACGGCGCCTTGAACGTGGACCTGACAGAGTTCCAGACCAACCTGGTCCCCTATCCTCGTATCCACTTCCCTTTGGTCACCTACGCCCCAGTTATCTCCGCAGAGAAAGCCTACCACGAGCAGTTATCAGTAGCAGAGATCACCAACGCCTGCTTCGAGCCGGCCAATCAGATGGTGAAATGTGACCCTCGTCATGGTAAGTACATGGCCTGCTGCCTCCTGTACCGTGGCGATGTTGTGCCCAAAGAAGTGAACGCTGCCATCGCCACCATCAAGACAAAGCGCACCATCCAGTTTGTGGACTGGTGTCCCACAGGCTTCAAGGTGGGCATCAACTACCAGCCTCCCACTGTGGTTCCCGGAGGAGACCTGGCCAAGGTGCAGAGGGCCGTGTGCATGCTGAGCAACACCACGGCCATCGCCGAGGCCTGGGCCCGACTGGACCACAAGTTTGACCTGATGTACGCCAAGAGGGCCTTCGTCCACTGGTACGTCGGCGAGGGaatggaggagggagagttCTCCGAGGCCAGAGAGGACATGGCAGCCCTGGAGAAGGATTACGAAGAGGTGGGAACCGACAGCATTGGGGacgaaggagaggaagaggaaggggatgAATACTAA
- the LOC120797994 gene encoding tubulin alpha-1D chain-like, which yields MPSDKTIGGGDDSFNTFFSETGAGKHVPRAVFVDLEPTVIDEVRTGTYRQLFHPEQLITGKEDAANNYARGHYTIGKEIIDLVLDRIRKLADQCTGLQGFLIFHSFGGGTGSGFTSLLMERLSVDYGKKSKLEFAIYPAPQVSTAVVEPYNSILTTHTTLEHSDCAFMVDNEAIYDICRRNLDIERPTYTNLNRLIGQIVSSITASLRFDGALNVDLTEFQTNLVPYPRIHFPLATYAPVISAEKAYHEQLSVAEITNACFEPANQMVKCDPRHGKYMACCLLFRGDVVPKDVNSAIATIKTKRTIQFVDWCPTGFKVGINYQPPTVVPGGDLAKVQRAVCMLSNTTAIAEAWARLDHKFDLMYAKRAFVHWYVGEGMEEGEFSEAREDMAALEKDYEEVGTDSIGDEGEEEEGEEY from the exons ATGCCCAGCGACAAGACCATCGGGGGAGGAGACGACTCCTTCAACACCTTCTTCAGTGAGACCGGAGCTGGCAAACATGTTCCCAGAGCCGTCTTTGTAGACTTGGAGCCAACAGTCATTG ATGAGGTGCGAACTGGAACCTACCGCCAGCTCTTCCACCCCGAGCAGCTGATCACTGGAAAGGAAGATGCAGCCAACAACTACGCTCGTGGTCACTACACCATTGGCAAGGAGATCATCGACCTGGTTCTAGACAGGATTCGTAAACTG GCTGACCAGTGCACAGGACTCCAAGGTTTCCTCATCTTCCATTCCTTTGGAGGAGGAACCGGCTCTGGCTTCACCTCTCTGCTGATGGAGCGCCTCTCTGTTGACTATGGCAAGAAGTCCAAGCTGGAGTTTGCCATCTATCCAGCCCCTCAGGTGTCCACAGCCGTGGTGGAGCCCTACAACTCCATCCTGACCACCCACACCACCCTGGAGCACTCCGACTGCGCCTTCATGGTGGACAACGAGGCCATCTATGACATCTGTCGCAGGAACCTGGACATCGAGCGTCCCACCTACACCAACCTCAACAGGCTGATTGGACAGATCGTCTCCTCCATCACTGCCTCCCTGCGATTCGACGGCGCCTTGAACGTGGACCTGACAGAGTTCCAGACCAACCTGGTCCCTTACCCTCGTATCCACTTCCCTCTGGCCACCTACGCCCCAGTTATCTCAGCAGAGAAAGCCTACCATGAGCAGTTATCAGTAGCAGAGATCACCAATGCCTGCTTCGAGCCGGCCAATCAGATGGTGAAATGTGACCCTCGTCATGGTAAGTACATGGCCTGCTGCCTTTTATTCCGTGGCGATGTGGTCCCCAAAGACGTCAACTCTGCAATCGCCACCATCAAGACAAAGCGCACCATCCAGTTTGTGGACTGGTGTCCCACAGGCTTCAAGGTGGGCATCAACTACCAGCCTCCCACTGTGGTTCCCGGAGGAGACCTGGCCAAGGTGCAGAGGGCCGTGTGCATGCTGAGCAACACCACGGCCATCGCCGAGGCCTGGGCCCGACTGGACCACAAGTTTGACCTGATGTACGCCAAGAGGGCCTTCGTCCACTGGTACGTCGGCGAGGGaatggaggagggagagttCTCCGAGGCCAGAGAGGACATGGCAGCCCTGGAGAAGGATTACGAAGAGGTGGGAACCGACAGCATTGGGGacgaaggagaggaagaggaaggggaggaatATTAA
- the LOC120797934 gene encoding tubulin alpha chain-like — translation MRECISMHVGQAGTQMGNACWELYCLEHGIQPDGQMPSDKTIGGGDDSFNTFFSETGAGKHVPRAVFVDLEPTVIDEVRTGTYRQLFHPEQLITGKEDAANNYARGHYTVGKEIIDLVLDRTRKLADQCTGLQGFLIFHSFGGGTGSGFTSLLMERLSVDYGKKSKLEFAVYPAPQVSTAVVEPYNSILTTHTTLEHSDCAFMVDNEAIYDICRRNLDIERPTYTNLNRLIGQIVSSITASLRFDGALNVDLTEFQTNLVPYPRIHFPLATYAPVISAEKAYHEQLSVADITNACFEPANQMVKCDPRHGKYMACCLLYRGDVVPKDVNSAIATIKTKRTIQFVDWCPTGFKVGINYQPPTVVPGGDLAKVQRAVCMLSNTTAIAEAWARLDHKFDLMYAKRAFVHWYVGEGMEEGEFSEAREDMAALEKDYEEVGTDSVGDEDEGEEY, via the exons ATG CGTGAGTGTATTTCTATGCACGTCGGCCAGGCCGGCACCCAGATGggcaatgcatgctgggagcTGTACTGCCTGGAGCACGGCATCCAGCCGGACGGTCAGATGCCCAGCGACAAGACCATTGGAGGAGGAGACGACTCCTTCAACACCTTCTTCAGTGAGACCGGAGCTGGCAAACATGTTCCCAGAGCCGTCTTTGTAGACTTGGAGCCAACAGTCATTG ATGAGGTGCGAACTGGAACCTACCGCCAGCTCTTCCACCCTGAGCAGCTGATCACTGGAAAGGAGGACGCTGCAAACAACTACGCTCGTGGTCACTACACAGTTGGCAAGGAGATCATCGACCTGGTTCTGGACAGGACTCGTAAACTG GCTGACCAGTGCACAGGACTCCAAGGTTTCCTCATCTTCCATTCCTTTGGAGGAGGAACCGGCTCTGGCTTCACCTCTCTGCTGATGGAGCGCCTCTCTGTCGACTATGGCAAAAAGTCCAAGCTGGAGTTTGCGGTCTACCCAGCCCCACAGGTGTCCACAGCCGTGGTGGAGCCCTACAACTCCATCCTGACCACCCACACCACCCTGGAGCACTCCGACTGCGCCTTCATGGTGGACAACGAGGCCATCTATGACATCTGCCGCAGAAACCTGGACATCGAGCGTCCCACTTACACCAACCTCAACAGGCTGATTGGCCAGATCGTCTCCTCCATCACTGCCTCCCTGCGATTCGACGGCGCCTTGAACGTGGACCTGACAGAGTTCCAGACCAACCTGGTCCCTTACCCTCGTATCCACTTCCCTCTGGCCACCTACGCCCCAGTTATCTCCGCAGAGAAAGCCTACCACGAGCAGCTCTCTGTTGCTGACATCACCAACGCCTGCTTCGAGCCAGCCAATCAGATGGTGAAATGCGACCCTCGTCATGGCAAGTACATGGCCTGCTGCCTCCTGTACCGTGGAGATGTTGTGCCCAAAGACGTCAACTCTGCAATCGCCACCATCAAGACAAAGCGCACCATCCAGTTTGTGGACTGGTGTCCCACAGGCTTCAAGGTGGGCATCAACTACCAGCCTCCCACTGTGGTTCCCGGAGGAGACCTGGCCAAGGTGCAGAGGGCCGTGTGCATGCTGAGCAACACCACGGCCATCGCCGAGGCCTGGGCCCGACTGGACCACAAGTTTGACCTGATGTACGCCAAGAGGGCCTTCGTCCATTGGTACGTCGGCGAGGGaatggaggagggagagttCTCCGAGGCCAGAGAGGACATGGCAGCCCTGGAGAAGGATTACGAAGAGGTGGGAACCGACAGCGTTGGGGACGAGGATGAGGGTGAGGAGTACTAG
- the LOC120798119 gene encoding receptor-type tyrosine-protein phosphatase-like N — protein MRSPRLWAALCLLLTASCRLCAAARHGCLFEKKLCPRDQLCNDDGLFGQCQAPHQEPVQYQVSVPVLHRLQEVLKDLMVQGLTWRDDVTQAVISRELSNVPTIGASSKLREKTPSRPSGSGQRRAQGPQDPADPEMMQQYVDYMILDPSRSSVHMQTPLLDPYTYHQQYGYQEEEERSLNSLDDNPAFPLLASPSRSRSRGNLLDRDRQVLQDLVSFYLTSPSSSSSSSSSLSSPVQSLSHHRGAVAGFPSPLSSSSSSSSSSFFPELDFPLDYGEDYVSQMSKLSKQQQQQQQQEQAEKKAQKEYNALSGLDEHSLQRLALLLDHYGLDTKDLSPDQRDNVPAALKQLQLGSSYAHKQTKDKYGNNAAAGKKITEGSVAYKMAAPEAPPSTVRAPKAEGPQKETAPTVASNQDKLGKKETAAKAEEYGYIVTNHSPLGLNDGVRLLELLSERIGLSTGSFINISVVGPAITFRIRPNSKNLTAGKVAATAVAEKNFLETETGLKVLQSGVGEVGARNDGKALPLATRVQPGSRVVFATLVAMACIGGILVAAMTIACLRHHAHRLAAKKLGLGPEGGSFSHQEYQDLCRQHMASKGAFGRLEAAALGAVGGASGGGGGGAAGVGGGAAGGGGADSRVSSVSSQFSDGAQPSPSSHSSTPSWCEEPAQANMDISTGHMILAYMEDHLRNKDRLMKEWEALCSYQAEPSAVSVAQSDANAKKNRCPDSVPYDHSRVKLKAEINPSRSDYVNASTIIEHDPRMPAYIATQGPLSHTISDFWQMVWENGCTVIVMMTALVEDGEKQCDRYWPDEGSSLYHIYEVNLVSEHIWCNDFLVRSFYLKNVQTQETRTLTQFHFLSWPAQGIPTSTRPLLDFRRKVNKCYRGRSCPIIVHCSDGTGRTGTYILIDMVLNRMAKGVKEIDIAATLEHVRDQRPGMVRTKDQFEFALTAVAEEVNAILKALPQ, from the exons ATGGTTTGTTCGGACAGTGCCAGGCTCCTCACCAGGAGCCCGTCCAGTACCAGGTGTCTGTACCCGTCCTGCACCGGCTGCAGGAAGTCCTCAAAGACCTGATGGTGCAAG GTCTGACGTGGAGGGATGACGTCACCCAGGCGGTCATCAGCCGAGAGCTGAGTAATGTTCCTACCATCGGCGCCTCCTCTAAACTTCGCGAGAAGAC TCCCTCCAGACCGTCGGGCTCCGGCCAGCGGAGGGCCCAAGGGCCCCAGGATCCAGCTGACCCTGAGATGATGCAGCAGTATGTGGACTACATGATCCTCGATCCCTCCCGATCCTCCGTCCACATGCAGACGCCCCTGCTGGACCCGTACACCTACCACCAG cagtATGGCtaccaggaggaggaggagcgctCCCTCAACTCTCTGGACGATAATCCAGCCTTCCCGCTCCTCGCCTCCCCCTCTCGCTCCAGATCCAGAGGAAACCTTCTGGACCGAGACCGGCAGGTCCTCCAGGACCTGGTGTCTTTTTACCTcacctccccttcctcctcttcttcttcctcttcctctttgtcctcaCCTGTGCAGTCCCTCTCCCATCACAGGGGGGCGGTAGCAGGTTTCCCCTCTCCACtgtcctcctcgtcctcctcctcgtcctcctctttcttcccgGAGCTGGACTTCCCTCTGGACTACGGCGAGGACTACGTTTCGCAGATGTCCAAGctcagcaaacagcagcagcagcagcagcagcaggagcaggcgGAGAAGAAGGCACAGAAGGAATACAACGCCCTGTCGGGACTGGAcg AGCACTCTCTGCAGAGACTGGCTCTGCTGCTGGATCACTACGGCCTGGACACGAAGGACTTGTCCCCCGACCAGAGAGACAACGTGCCGGCCGCCCTTAAGCAGCTGCAGCTGGGGAGCTCCTACGcccacaaacaaaccaaag ATAAATACGGAAACAATGCTGCCGCAGGAAAGAAG ATCACGGAGGGCTCAGTGGCGTACAAGATGGCGGCTCCGGAGGCTCCGCCCTCCACCGTCAGGGCCCCCAAAGCAGAGGGGCCCCAGAAAGAGACGGCTCCCACTGTGGCGTCCAACCAGGACAAACTGGGAAAGAAGGAAACGGCAGCCAAGGCGGAGGAATACGGCTACATCGTCACCAACCACAG CCCCCTCGGTCTGAACGACGGGGTGCGCCTGTTGGAGCTGCTGTCAGAGAGGATCGGCCTCTCCACGGGCTCCTTCATCAACATCAG CGTTGTGGGACCCGCCATCACCTTCAGGATCAGGCCCAACTCCAAGAACCTGACGGCCGGAAAAGTGGCAGCGACAGCAG TTGCAGAGAAGAACTTCCTGGAGACGGAGACGGGCCTGAAGGTGCTGCAGAGCGGCGTTGGAGAGGTGGGAGCC AGGAATGACGGGAAAGCGTTGCCCCTGGCGACCCGAGTCCAGCCCGGCTCCCGCGTGGTGTTTGCCACACTGGTGGCCATGGCCTGCATCGGCGGCATCCTGGTGGCGGCCATGACCATCGCCTGCCTGCGTCACCACGCCCACCGCCTGGCGGCGAAGAAGCTCGGCCTGGGACCGGAGGGGGGCAGCTTCAGCCACCAGGAGTACCAG GACCTGTGTCGGCAGCATATGGCCTCCAAAGGCGCCTTCGGACGCCTGGAAGCCGCCGCCCTGGGCGCCGTGGGCGGCGCGAgcggaggagggggaggaggggctGCTGGCGTTGGGGGAGGAGCGGCAGGAGGCGGAGGCGCGGACTCGAGGGTGAGCAGCGTGTCGTCCCAGTTCAGCGACGGAGCCCAGCCCAGCCCCAGCTCCCACAGCAGCACGCCGTCGTGGTGCGAGGAGCCGGCGCAGGCCAACATGGACATCTCCACCGGTCACATGATACTG GCCTACATGGAGGACCACCTGAGGAACAAGGACCGTCTGATGAAGGAGTGGGAGGCTCTGTGCTCCTACCAGGCCGAGCCCAGCGCCGTCTCCGTGGCTCAGAGCGACGCCAACGCCAAGAAGAACCGCTGCCCCGACTCCGTGCCCT ATGATCACTCGAGGGTAAAGCTGAAAGCGGAGATCAACCCTTCACGGTCTGACTACGTCAACGCCAGCACCATA ATTGAGCACGACCCCCGGATGCCGGCCTACATTGCCACCCAGGGCCCCCTGTCACACACCATCTCTGACTTCTGGCAG ATGGTCTGGGAGAACGGCTGCACTGTGATCGTGATGATGACGGCTCTGGTGGAAGACGGAGAGAAACAGTGTGACCGCTACTGGCCCGATGAAGGCTCGTCCCTCTACCACATCTATGAG GTGAACTTGGTGTCGGAGCACATCTGGTGTAACGACTTCCTGGTGAGAAGTTTCTACCTGAAGAACGTGCAGACGCAGGAGACCAGGACGCTCACTCAGTTCCACTTCCTCAGCTGGCCGGCTCAGGGCATCCCCACCTCCACACGCCCCCTGCTGGACTTCCGCAG GAAGGTGAACAAGTGCTACAGAGGACGATCCTGCCCCATCATCGTGCACTGCAG CGACGGTACGGGCCGCACTGGGACCTACATCCTGATTGACATGGTTCTGAACCGCATGGCTAAAG GTGTGAAAGAGATCGACATCGCCGCGACACTGGAGCACGTCCGGGACCAGAGGCCTGGGATGGTTCGCACCAAG gaccagtttgagtttgcGCTGACGGCCGTCGCCGAGGAAGTCAACGCCATCCTCAAAGCTCTGCCCCAGTGA